One genomic segment of Nonomuraea coxensis DSM 45129 includes these proteins:
- a CDS encoding carbohydrate ABC transporter permease has translation MATITKTKKAGLPVGNEAGLGSRVFDTLNVIVLVGLAAITVLPLLYVLAGSFAGEAEISSRPFFLWPEKFVTESYEYIFATPTFLRALLTTVVVTAVGVVVQVLLTFTMAYPLAKRYLPGRTLVLNLVIFTMVFSGGMIPTYLVVRDLGLLDSYWALILPLAINPFYLIIVKSFFQELPQALEEAARIDGCNEMGVFFKIVLPLSKPIIATFSLFYAVGIWNDYMSPLLYINDPGKWTLQILVRQLTSTDAANALAQMDRTWVPPEQGLKFAVVVIATLPILLFYPFLQKHFAKGVLLGGVKE, from the coding sequence ATGGCCACCATCACCAAGACCAAGAAAGCCGGCCTCCCGGTGGGGAACGAGGCCGGGCTCGGCAGCCGGGTGTTCGACACGCTCAACGTGATCGTGCTCGTCGGCCTGGCGGCGATCACGGTGCTGCCGCTGCTGTACGTGCTGGCCGGCTCGTTCGCCGGCGAGGCGGAGATCTCCTCCCGGCCGTTCTTCCTGTGGCCGGAGAAGTTCGTCACCGAGTCCTACGAGTACATCTTCGCCACCCCCACCTTCCTGCGCGCGCTGCTGACCACCGTCGTCGTGACGGCGGTCGGCGTGGTGGTGCAGGTGCTGCTGACCTTCACCATGGCCTACCCGCTGGCCAAGCGTTATCTGCCGGGCCGGACGCTGGTGCTCAACCTGGTCATCTTCACGATGGTCTTCTCCGGCGGCATGATCCCCACCTACCTGGTGGTGCGCGACCTCGGGCTGCTCGACAGCTACTGGGCGCTGATCCTGCCGCTGGCGATCAACCCGTTCTACCTGATCATCGTCAAGAGCTTCTTCCAGGAGCTGCCGCAGGCGCTGGAGGAGGCGGCGCGCATCGACGGCTGCAACGAGATGGGCGTCTTCTTCAAGATCGTCCTGCCGCTGTCCAAGCCGATCATCGCCACGTTCTCGCTGTTCTACGCGGTGGGGATCTGGAACGACTACATGTCGCCGCTGCTCTACATCAACGATCCGGGCAAGTGGACGCTGCAGATCCTGGTGCGCCAGCTCACCAGCACCGACGCCGCCAACGCGCTCGCCCAGATGGACCGCACGTGGGTGCCGCCGGAGCAGGGGCTGAAGTTCGCCGTCGTGGTGATCGCGACGCTGCCGATCCTGCTGTTCTACCCGTTCCTGCAGAAGCACTTCGCCAAGGGCGTGCTGCTGGGAGGCGTGAAGGAATGA
- a CDS encoding ABC transporter permease yields the protein MATHLAAPPGKAAPEESGRGAAKVPLRTAVGRYRWLYLMLVPGVAYFVIFKYLPMYGLTIAFQDFLPFLGYSGSPWVGLKHFEELFAGPDFGRLMFNTLLLALLHIVFVFPAPIVVALLLNEVRVSFLKRSVQSLIYIPHFLSWTIVASLTYVLFAADFGVLAGWMRDLLGDTSKIDYMAQEEWFRPLIILQQLWKQTGWGTIIYLAALAGVDPNLYEAARMDGAGRFRQLWHVTLPAIRPTVVVMAILASGNLLDSGFEQIWLMTTSLNRSVADVFDTYVYYAGITQGAISYSTAVGLFKGVAGVILIFGSNWLAKRLGQRGLF from the coding sequence GTGGCCACCCACCTGGCGGCGCCTCCCGGGAAGGCGGCGCCCGAGGAGAGCGGGAGAGGCGCCGCCAAGGTGCCGCTCCGCACGGCGGTAGGCCGCTACCGCTGGCTCTACCTGATGCTCGTCCCCGGCGTCGCGTACTTCGTGATCTTCAAGTACCTGCCGATGTACGGGCTGACGATCGCCTTCCAGGACTTCCTGCCCTTCCTCGGCTACTCCGGCAGCCCGTGGGTCGGGCTCAAGCACTTCGAGGAGCTGTTCGCCGGACCCGACTTCGGCCGGCTGATGTTCAACACGCTCCTGCTGGCGCTGCTGCACATCGTGTTCGTCTTCCCCGCGCCGATCGTCGTCGCCCTGCTGCTCAACGAGGTGCGGGTCAGCTTCCTCAAGCGCTCGGTGCAGTCGCTCATCTACATCCCGCACTTCCTGTCCTGGACGATCGTCGCGTCGCTGACGTACGTGCTGTTCGCGGCGGACTTCGGCGTGCTCGCCGGCTGGATGCGCGACCTCCTGGGCGACACCTCCAAGATCGACTACATGGCGCAGGAGGAGTGGTTCCGGCCGCTGATCATCCTGCAGCAGCTCTGGAAGCAGACCGGCTGGGGCACGATCATCTACCTGGCCGCGCTGGCCGGTGTGGACCCCAACCTGTACGAGGCCGCCCGCATGGACGGCGCGGGCCGTTTCCGCCAGCTCTGGCACGTCACGCTGCCCGCCATCCGCCCCACGGTCGTGGTCATGGCGATCCTCGCCTCCGGCAACCTGCTCGACTCGGGCTTCGAGCAGATCTGGCTGATGACCACCTCGCTGAACCGCTCGGTGGCCGACGTGTTCGACACCTACGTCTACTACGCCGGCATCACCCAGGGCGCGATCAGCTACTCCACCGCCGTCGGCCTGTTCAAGGGCGTGGCCGGCGTCATCCTGATCTTCGGCTCGAACTGGCTGGCCAAGCGCCTCGGCCAGCGTGGACTGTTCTGA
- a CDS encoding extracellular solute-binding protein has protein sequence MSKLFGTAPDPKGELQQAVEKFLGKKLQITWVPNAEYTDKLNVTLASDNLPQVMVVDPHLPAFVKSAQAGAFWDLTDKLDKYPNLKPSDERSALNSSINGRIFGLYRMRPLLRSAIVIRKDWLDKLGLKLPESVDDLYDVAKAFTEKDPDGNGKNDTYGLIIPKWPGNYASASPYDVIETWFGAPNGWGERDGKIVPGFDTPEFLEANRWLKKMVDGGMINPDFATLDTAKWNEPFHQGKGGMIIDVNIRSRQVLDLFYEDDKENYGDKVAMVGNLKRSDGQKFSYPFTGYADVLAISKQSVRTEQDLDNVLKTLDKLATKEGQNLVTNGIEGRNYKVENGDTAALINEDDPAVKVIQDNADDAFIQLSTKGTVDIGGIAYQRVPSGKPYQDMLTLQKRLMEEDLKTAVHNAALPVVSDTAVARGPQIDTIIPDARIKFLSGAITEDQLKGEIKRWYDSGGTQVTTEINDLVKKLGQ, from the coding sequence ATGTCGAAGCTGTTCGGCACCGCGCCCGACCCGAAGGGCGAGCTGCAGCAGGCCGTGGAGAAGTTCCTCGGCAAGAAGCTGCAGATCACCTGGGTGCCCAACGCGGAGTACACCGACAAGCTCAACGTCACCCTGGCCTCGGACAACCTGCCGCAGGTCATGGTGGTCGACCCGCACCTGCCGGCGTTCGTCAAGTCTGCCCAGGCCGGGGCGTTCTGGGACCTGACCGACAAGCTCGACAAGTATCCGAACCTCAAGCCCTCCGACGAGCGGAGCGCGCTCAACTCCTCGATCAACGGCCGGATCTTCGGCCTCTACCGGATGCGGCCCCTGCTGCGCTCGGCCATCGTCATCCGCAAGGACTGGCTGGACAAGCTGGGACTGAAGCTGCCCGAGTCGGTCGACGACCTCTACGACGTCGCCAAGGCGTTCACCGAGAAGGACCCCGACGGCAACGGCAAGAACGACACCTACGGTCTCATCATCCCGAAGTGGCCGGGCAACTACGCCAGCGCCAGCCCGTACGACGTGATCGAGACCTGGTTCGGCGCCCCCAACGGCTGGGGCGAGCGCGACGGCAAGATCGTGCCCGGCTTCGACACCCCCGAGTTCCTCGAGGCCAACCGCTGGCTGAAGAAGATGGTGGACGGGGGCATGATCAACCCCGACTTCGCCACGCTCGACACGGCCAAGTGGAACGAGCCGTTCCACCAGGGCAAGGGCGGCATGATCATCGACGTCAACATCCGCTCCCGCCAAGTCCTCGACCTGTTCTACGAGGACGACAAGGAGAACTACGGCGACAAGGTCGCCATGGTCGGCAACCTCAAGCGCTCCGACGGCCAGAAGTTCTCCTACCCGTTCACCGGCTACGCCGACGTGCTCGCGATCTCCAAGCAGAGCGTGCGCACCGAGCAGGACCTCGACAACGTGCTGAAGACCCTGGACAAGCTGGCCACCAAGGAGGGCCAGAACCTGGTCACCAACGGCATCGAGGGCCGCAACTACAAGGTCGAGAACGGCGACACCGCCGCGCTGATCAACGAGGACGACCCGGCCGTCAAGGTCATCCAGGACAACGCCGACGACGCCTTCATCCAGCTCAGCACCAAGGGCACGGTCGACATCGGCGGCATCGCCTACCAGCGGGTGCCGTCGGGCAAGCCGTACCAGGACATGCTCACGCTGCAGAAGCGGCTCATGGAGGAGGACCTCAAGACGGCGGTGCACAACGCGGCGCTGCCCGTGGTCTCCGACACCGCCGTCGCGCGCGGCCCGCAGATCGACACGATCATCCCCGACGCGCGGATCAAGTTCCTGTCGGGCGCGATCACCGAGGACCAGCTCAAGGGCGAGATCAAGCGCTGGTACGACAGCGGCGGCACCCAGGTGACGACCGAGATCAACGACCTCGTCAAGAAGCTCGGCCAGTAG
- a CDS encoding YesL family protein has translation MTRPALSIRIQAACSEAIWAVRLNLMWLVFTLAGGVVLGLGPATVAAYTLARRHARYETFQAWREFWAVYRREFVRASLLVLPLALAGVLLVGNYLYLSALGPGMGAMRIATLVALVALAGAGAYVGPLYAHHDLPLWAYVPKAVHLALARPASSVLLLLVLSAIAFATSALPVLAVVISFGAWIHLNTWLCLRFFEENEARLHSKGNS, from the coding sequence GTGACTCGTCCCGCCCTGTCGATCAGGATTCAAGCTGCCTGCTCAGAGGCCATCTGGGCGGTCCGGCTCAACCTGATGTGGCTCGTGTTCACCCTCGCGGGAGGAGTGGTGCTCGGGCTCGGTCCCGCCACCGTGGCCGCCTACACCCTGGCCCGGAGGCACGCTCGTTATGAAACGTTTCAGGCTTGGCGCGAATTCTGGGCCGTCTACCGACGGGAGTTCGTCCGGGCCTCGCTGCTGGTCCTGCCCCTGGCACTGGCCGGCGTCCTGCTCGTCGGAAACTACCTGTACCTGTCCGCGCTCGGCCCCGGCATGGGGGCGATGCGGATCGCGACCCTCGTGGCGCTCGTCGCACTCGCCGGTGCGGGAGCCTACGTGGGCCCGCTCTACGCGCATCACGACCTGCCGCTGTGGGCGTACGTGCCCAAGGCGGTCCACCTGGCGCTCGCGCGCCCGGCCTCGTCCGTGCTGCTGCTGCTCGTGCTCTCCGCCATCGCCTTCGCGACCTCGGCGTTGCCCGTCCTCGCCGTGGTGATCAGCTTCGGCGCGTGGATTCATCTCAACACGTGGCTCTGCCTGCGCTTCTTCGAGGAGAACGAGGCGCGCCTGCATTCGAAAGGGAACTCATGA
- a CDS encoding LacI family DNA-binding transcriptional regulator yields MATRNIKEVAQLARVSVGTVSNVLNRPEIVSPATRERVFDAIKKLGFVRNEVARHLRVGRSRTVGLVVLDVANPFFVDVAQGAESVADDHDTMVVLCNSAGDPGRERRHLDQLEQQRVMGILITPVEAENPWLEELAARGTPVVLVDSPATGLQCSVAVDDRLGGQLAGAHLVERGHRRVMFAGGPMSVKQVADRHAGVEAAVAATDGAVELLTRTAPALTVAGGRAIGEQVAGLPPGERPTAVFCANDMMALGFLQAMAAHGLRVPEDLAIIGYDDIDFAAAAAVPLSSVRQPRELLGRTAIDLLLEEVSEPEQHRHRQVIFQPDLVVRESSALRRAP; encoded by the coding sequence ATGGCGACCAGGAACATCAAGGAGGTCGCGCAGCTCGCGCGCGTCTCCGTGGGGACGGTGAGCAACGTGCTCAACCGCCCGGAGATTGTGTCACCGGCCACCCGCGAACGCGTCTTCGACGCGATCAAGAAGCTCGGCTTCGTCCGCAACGAGGTGGCCCGCCACCTGCGGGTGGGCCGCAGCAGGACGGTCGGCCTCGTCGTGCTCGACGTGGCCAACCCCTTCTTCGTGGACGTGGCCCAGGGCGCCGAGTCGGTCGCCGACGACCACGACACCATGGTGGTGCTGTGCAACAGCGCCGGCGACCCCGGCCGCGAGCGCCGCCACCTCGACCAGCTCGAACAGCAGCGGGTGATGGGCATCCTCATCACCCCGGTCGAGGCGGAGAACCCCTGGCTGGAGGAGCTGGCCGCGCGTGGCACGCCCGTGGTGCTGGTCGACAGCCCGGCCACCGGGCTGCAGTGCTCGGTGGCGGTCGACGACCGGCTCGGCGGGCAGCTCGCCGGCGCCCACCTCGTCGAGCGCGGGCACCGGCGGGTCATGTTCGCGGGCGGGCCGATGTCGGTCAAACAGGTGGCCGACCGGCACGCCGGCGTCGAGGCGGCGGTCGCCGCGACGGACGGCGCCGTCGAGCTGCTGACCCGTACCGCGCCCGCGCTGACCGTCGCCGGCGGGCGGGCCATCGGCGAGCAGGTCGCGGGGCTGCCGCCCGGTGAGCGGCCCACCGCCGTCTTCTGCGCCAACGACATGATGGCGCTCGGCTTCCTCCAGGCGATGGCCGCGCACGGGCTGCGCGTGCCCGAGGACCTCGCCATCATCGGCTACGACGACATCGACTTCGCCGCGGCGGCGGCCGTCCCGCTGTCGTCCGTCAGGCAGCCGCGCGAACTGCTCGGCCGCACCGCCATCGACCTGCTGCTCGAAGAGGTCTCCGAGCCCGAGCAGCACCGGCACAGGCAGGTCATCTTCCAGCCCGACCTGGTGGTCAGGGAGTCGAGCGCCCTGCGCCGCGCCCCCTGA
- a CDS encoding TetR/AcrR family transcriptional regulator, which produces MRADARRNLRRIVEAAAAVMAERGVNAPMEVIARRAGVGVGTLYRRFPDRQALLAAVGDHYVHSMAEALDRAAGEEADAFGAIRAFVSWAAEPGRAALATALAALPDEAYTGRAGFARARDGWLERLGGLVARAQEDGAMRGDVGVEDLVHLLNVFTCHPDRLPAPVAADTGRYLRLMLDGMRTDGATVPL; this is translated from the coding sequence GTGCGCGCGGACGCGAGGCGGAACCTGCGCAGGATCGTCGAGGCGGCGGCCGCGGTGATGGCCGAGCGCGGCGTCAACGCGCCCATGGAGGTCATCGCCCGGCGCGCGGGGGTCGGCGTCGGCACCCTCTACCGCCGCTTCCCCGACCGCCAGGCGCTGCTCGCCGCCGTCGGCGACCACTACGTGCACTCCATGGCGGAGGCCCTCGACCGGGCCGCCGGGGAGGAGGCCGACGCCTTCGGCGCGATCCGCGCCTTCGTCTCCTGGGCGGCCGAGCCCGGCAGGGCCGCGCTGGCGACCGCGCTCGCCGCGCTGCCCGACGAGGCGTACACCGGCCGGGCCGGATTCGCGCGGGCGCGGGACGGCTGGCTGGAGCGGCTGGGCGGGCTCGTCGCCCGCGCGCAGGAGGACGGCGCGATGCGCGGGGACGTCGGCGTCGAGGACCTCGTCCACCTGCTGAACGTCTTCACCTGTCACCCCGACCGGCTCCCCGCTCCCGTCGCCGCCGACACCGGCCGTTACCTGCGGCTCATGCTCGACGGCATGAGGACGGACGGGGCGACCGTGCCCCTGTGA
- a CDS encoding NAD(P)H-binding protein, which produces MIVVTGATGTIGRALAGRLSGHDVLAAVRRPADLPCAYALADLERPETIGALLSPGDRLFLNSSLFPGFTAAHRAVIDLAARAGVAQIVTVSVRGARPGQRLGGGLHGEVDAHLRASGVPYAILQPTGFMQNLPGEIRGGLMHGSYGPGPVNYIDARDIADVAAALLTRPAGPGSDHVLTGPESLPHERIAERVGAALGRPVRYVDLPVPEMAAHLERQGMPAPFAADLAALMAETGDGRWASATTEVEDITGRPPRTLEDFLTDHRTTFATP; this is translated from the coding sequence ATGATCGTCGTCACCGGGGCCACGGGCACCATCGGGCGGGCGCTGGCGGGGCGGCTGAGCGGGCACGACGTGCTCGCCGCCGTCCGCCGGCCCGCCGACCTGCCGTGCGCGTACGCGCTCGCCGACCTCGAACGGCCCGAGACGATCGGCGCGCTGCTGTCGCCCGGCGACCGGCTGTTCCTCAACAGCTCGCTCTTCCCCGGCTTCACCGCGGCGCACCGGGCCGTCATCGACCTCGCGGCGCGGGCGGGCGTCGCCCAGATCGTCACCGTGTCGGTCCGGGGCGCCCGTCCCGGGCAGCGGCTCGGCGGCGGCCTGCACGGAGAGGTGGACGCGCACCTCAGGGCGTCCGGGGTGCCGTACGCGATCCTGCAGCCGACCGGGTTCATGCAGAACCTGCCGGGCGAGATCCGCGGCGGGCTCATGCACGGCTCGTACGGGCCTGGGCCGGTCAACTACATCGACGCCAGGGACATCGCCGACGTCGCCGCCGCGTTGCTCACCCGCCCGGCGGGGCCCGGGAGCGACCACGTGCTCACCGGGCCCGAGTCGCTGCCGCACGAGCGGATCGCCGAGCGCGTCGGCGCCGCCCTCGGCCGTCCCGTCCGGTACGTGGACCTCCCGGTGCCCGAGATGGCCGCCCACCTGGAGCGGCAGGGCATGCCGGCGCCGTTCGCCGCCGACCTGGCCGCGCTGATGGCCGAGACGGGCGACGGCCGCTGGGCGTCGGCCACGACCGAGGTCGAGGACATCACCGGCCGGCCCCCGCGCACCCTGGAGGACTTCCTCACCGACCACCGGACGACCTTCGCCACCCCCTGA